In one window of Chryseobacterium sp. JV274 DNA:
- the aspS gene encoding aspartate--tRNA ligase, which produces MFRSHTNGELSLKNLNEEVTLSGWVQTIRDKGFMIWVDLRDRYGITQLVFDQERSSAQLMEEAKKLGREFVIQATGRVIERVSKNPNIPTGEIEILVEKLTILNESQLPPFTIEDETDGGEELRMKYRYLDIRRNPVKDKLIFRHKMAQKVRNYLSDEGFIEVETPVLIKSTPEGARDFVVPSRMNPGQFYALPQSPQTFKQLLMVGGMDKYFQIVKCFRDEDLRADRQPEFTQIDCEMAFVDQEDVMNVFEGMTKTLIKDITGQEFGDFPRMTFADAMRKYGNDKPDIRFGMEFVELNELVKGKDFKIFDDAELVVGINVEGCAEYTRKQIDELVDWVKRPQVGASGMVWAKFQNDGVKTSSVNKFYNEEDLAKIIEKFGAKEGDLMLILSGNENKVRAQLSALRMELGNRLGLRKGNVFAPLWVVDFPLLEFDEETGRYHAMHHPFTSPKPEDIHLLETDPGKARANAYDMVLNGNEIGGGSIRIFDKDLQSKMFDLLGFTREEAEAQFGFLMNAFKYGAPPHGGLAFGFDRLVAILDGNEVIRDYIAFPKNNSGRDVMIDAPASIADTQLDELELQLNLKA; this is translated from the coding sequence ATGTTTCGATCACACACCAACGGAGAGCTATCTCTGAAAAATCTGAATGAAGAAGTTACACTATCAGGATGGGTACAGACTATCCGTGATAAAGGATTTATGATTTGGGTAGATCTTCGAGATCGTTACGGAATTACCCAGCTGGTTTTTGACCAGGAGCGTTCTTCTGCACAACTGATGGAAGAAGCTAAAAAACTGGGCCGTGAATTTGTGATTCAGGCTACCGGAAGAGTTATTGAAAGAGTAAGCAAAAATCCTAATATTCCAACAGGGGAAATTGAAATCCTTGTAGAAAAACTGACTATTCTGAATGAATCTCAGTTGCCTCCTTTCACTATTGAAGATGAAACAGATGGTGGCGAGGAATTAAGAATGAAATACAGATATCTGGATATCAGAAGAAATCCGGTAAAAGATAAACTGATCTTCCGTCACAAAATGGCACAGAAAGTAAGAAATTACTTATCTGATGAAGGTTTCATTGAAGTGGAAACACCTGTTCTGATCAAGTCTACTCCGGAAGGAGCAAGAGACTTTGTTGTACCAAGCAGAATGAACCCGGGACAGTTTTATGCATTGCCACAGTCTCCACAAACTTTCAAACAGCTATTGATGGTAGGTGGAATGGATAAATACTTCCAGATTGTGAAATGTTTCCGTGATGAGGATTTAAGAGCCGACAGACAGCCGGAGTTTACACAGATCGACTGTGAGATGGCATTCGTAGATCAGGAAGATGTAATGAATGTATTCGAAGGAATGACTAAAACTCTTATTAAAGATATCACAGGCCAGGAATTCGGAGATTTCCCAAGAATGACTTTCGCAGATGCGATGAGAAAGTACGGAAATGACAAACCGGATATCCGTTTCGGAATGGAGTTCGTAGAACTGAATGAACTGGTAAAAGGAAAAGACTTTAAAATATTTGATGATGCAGAATTGGTTGTTGGAATCAATGTAGAAGGATGTGCAGAATATACAAGAAAACAGATTGACGAGCTTGTTGATTGGGTAAAACGCCCTCAGGTTGGAGCTTCAGGAATGGTTTGGGCTAAATTCCAGAATGATGGAGTGAAAACCTCATCAGTAAACAAATTCTACAACGAAGAAGATTTAGCAAAAATCATCGAAAAATTCGGAGCTAAAGAAGGAGACTTAATGTTGATTCTTTCCGGAAACGAAAATAAAGTAAGAGCTCAGCTTTCTGCTTTAAGAATGGAGCTTGGAAACCGTTTGGGACTAAGAAAAGGAAACGTATTTGCACCACTTTGGGTAGTTGACTTCCCTCTATTGGAATTTGATGAGGAAACCGGCCGTTACCACGCAATGCACCATCCGTTTACATCTCCAAAACCTGAAGATATTCATTTATTGGAAACAGATCCTGGAAAAGCAAGAGCTAACGCATATGATATGGTTCTTAACGGAAACGAAATCGGAGGTGGATCTATCAGAATTTTTGATAAAGACCTTCAGTCTAAAATGTTTGATTTGTTAGGATTCACCAGAGAAGAAGCTGAAGCACAGTTTGGATTCCTGATGAATGCCTTCAAATACGGAGCACCGCCACATGGAGGTTTAGCATTTGGATTTGACCGTTTGGTAGCGATTCTTGATGGAAACGAAGTGATCAGAGATTATATTGCATTCCCTAAAAATAACTCAGGACGAGATGTAATGATTGATGCTCCGGCTTCTATTGCTGATACACAGCTCGACGAATTAGAATTACAATTGAATTTAAAAGCATAA
- a CDS encoding adenylosuccinate synthase encodes MDIVLGLQWGDEGKGKFIDLISENYDITARFNGGSNAGHSIERNGRRITLKMIPSGIFMKGVQNVIGTGTVLDPVSFKKEIANLQIFDLTVQPEGNVIISLKAHFVLPTHKLLDVFMEESPDYTTIGTTKNGIAQAYSNKILRQNVRVGDMFAPDFRSRVLHILERDYKMLTAGGMVLPSLKEISNEFFEAVEFLKRFKCTETEIYLNNALTEGKTILAEGSQAAMLDIDHGTYPHVTSSSTTASGASSGLGVSPKKIGDIFGIAKAYCTRVGNGVFPTELFDELGEEIRTKGNEFGSNTGRPRRTGWLDLPALKYAVMINGVTQLVLTKADVLSGLPSVAVCTHYELEDGKTVDVTGLLPENGKPVLKWMKGWNADFSTMKSPSELPQELIEFLSFLEAELGIPVAYLSTGPGRHEMLRLTSK; translated from the coding sequence ATGGATATTGTATTAGGATTGCAATGGGGAGATGAAGGTAAAGGAAAGTTTATTGATCTTATCAGTGAAAATTATGACATTACAGCGCGTTTTAATGGCGGATCTAATGCTGGACACAGCATTGAAAGAAACGGGCGTAGAATAACTCTTAAAATGATTCCTTCAGGGATTTTCATGAAAGGAGTACAGAATGTAATTGGTACAGGAACTGTTCTGGATCCTGTAAGTTTTAAAAAAGAAATTGCAAATCTTCAGATATTTGATCTCACAGTTCAGCCTGAAGGCAATGTGATTATTTCTCTTAAAGCGCACTTTGTACTGCCTACTCACAAGCTTCTCGATGTTTTTATGGAAGAAAGTCCGGATTATACAACGATAGGAACAACCAAAAACGGGATTGCACAGGCGTATTCAAATAAAATTTTAAGACAGAATGTAAGAGTTGGAGATATGTTTGCTCCTGACTTTAGAAGTAGAGTGCTGCATATTTTAGAAAGAGATTATAAAATGCTGACAGCAGGAGGTATGGTACTGCCTTCTTTGAAGGAAATAAGTAATGAGTTTTTTGAAGCCGTAGAATTTCTGAAGAGATTCAAATGTACTGAGACAGAAATATATTTAAACAATGCTCTGACAGAAGGAAAAACAATATTAGCTGAAGGATCTCAGGCTGCCATGCTGGATATTGACCATGGAACGTATCCTCATGTCACTTCTTCTTCCACAACAGCTTCAGGAGCAAGCAGTGGACTGGGGGTTTCACCGAAAAAGATAGGTGATATATTTGGGATTGCAAAAGCATATTGCACAAGAGTAGGGAACGGAGTATTTCCAACAGAGTTATTTGATGAATTAGGTGAAGAGATCCGAACAAAAGGAAATGAATTTGGTTCCAATACAGGGCGCCCGAGAAGAACAGGCTGGCTGGATTTACCTGCTTTAAAATATGCGGTAATGATCAACGGCGTAACCCAGCTGGTTCTGACGAAAGCAGATGTGTTAAGCGGATTACCATCAGTAGCAGTGTGCACTCATTATGAACTGGAAGATGGAAAAACAGTAGATGTAACAGGTTTACTTCCTGAAAATGGAAAACCCGTACTGAAATGGATGAAGGGATGGAATGCTGATTTCTCCACGATGAAAAGTCCTTCAGAATTGCCACAAGAATTAATTGAGTTTTTATCATTTTTGGAGGCTGAATTGGGAATTCCGGTGGCTTATCTTTCAACAGGTCCGGGAAGACATGAAATGTTAAGATTAACAAGTAAATAA
- a CDS encoding Ku protein, with protein MKAIWNGAIGFGLVNIPVKIYSATETTKLDLDMLDKSDFSNIRFKRVNENTGKEVKWENIVKGYLMDDKYIILDEEDYEAASPEKSKILSIDQFVKEVEVDSVYFENPYYLEPQKNGENAYRLLLKALEKTAMVGIGTFVLREAEAIGMIRPYKDDILVLNRLRFDQEIRDYKDLKIPAQKAPKPAELKMAVNLIEQLSQEFDPAMYKDTYSDELMKIIKQKAKGKNIKAKKAQPAKEGKVIDLMAQLKASLNTSKSKSAS; from the coding sequence ATGAAAGCAATTTGGAATGGTGCCATTGGCTTCGGTTTAGTCAACATTCCTGTTAAAATTTATTCGGCAACGGAAACCACAAAACTGGATCTCGATATGCTCGACAAATCTGATTTTTCTAATATCCGTTTCAAAAGAGTAAATGAAAATACAGGAAAAGAAGTTAAATGGGAAAATATCGTCAAAGGTTATCTCATGGACGACAAATATATCATTCTCGATGAGGAAGATTACGAAGCGGCAAGCCCCGAAAAGTCAAAAATACTCTCTATTGACCAGTTTGTAAAGGAAGTGGAAGTAGACAGTGTGTATTTTGAAAACCCTTATTATCTGGAGCCTCAGAAAAATGGAGAAAATGCCTACAGACTTTTACTGAAAGCTCTTGAAAAAACAGCTATGGTAGGAATCGGAACATTTGTGCTCCGTGAAGCTGAAGCCATTGGAATGATCCGCCCGTACAAAGATGACATCCTCGTTCTCAATCGTTTAAGGTTTGATCAGGAAATAAGGGATTATAAAGATCTAAAAATTCCCGCGCAAAAAGCTCCGAAACCGGCAGAACTTAAAATGGCGGTTAACCTTATTGAGCAGCTTTCCCAGGAATTTGATCCTGCGATGTACAAAGACACCTATTCTGATGAACTGATGAAAATCATCAAGCAGAAAGCAAAAGGCAAAAATATAAAAGCCAAAAAAGCACAGCCTGCAAAAGAAGGCAAAGTGATTGACCTCATGGCGCAGTTAAAAGCAAGTCTGAATACCTCTAAATCCAAATCTGCATCGTAA
- a CDS encoding Crp/Fnr family transcriptional regulator has product MEELFNYIKKFGTLNPQDELLIAEGIQEITVKKGHPFIEAGKASQRIAFVKEGVFRSLYYNKQGDDFTRYFIYEGRFIGDFQGFTDQLPAHEDIEAITDAVLLVIDLKHFKILEEKIIVWPVLFARIHAFVVENKLKVASIMLNQDAKSRYIHFLNHYPGLANRVPQSMLASYLGVTPSSLSRIRRNIV; this is encoded by the coding sequence ATGGAAGAACTTTTTAATTATATCAAAAAATTCGGGACACTGAATCCTCAGGATGAACTTTTGATTGCTGAAGGAATTCAGGAAATCACTGTAAAGAAAGGGCATCCTTTCATAGAAGCAGGAAAGGCGAGTCAAAGAATTGCTTTTGTAAAAGAAGGGGTCTTCCGGTCTTTGTATTATAATAAACAGGGGGATGATTTTACGCGCTATTTTATTTACGAAGGAAGGTTTATCGGAGATTTTCAGGGCTTTACCGATCAGCTTCCCGCTCACGAAGATATTGAAGCTATTACTGATGCTGTATTGCTGGTGATAGATCTTAAGCATTTTAAAATACTGGAAGAGAAAATAATAGTCTGGCCAGTTTTATTTGCCAGAATCCATGCTTTTGTTGTGGAGAATAAACTGAAGGTAGCGAGTATCATGCTGAATCAGGATGCGAAATCACGCTATATTCACTTTTTAAATCATTATCCGGGCCTTGCCAACAGGGTTCCGCAATCTATGCTGGCATCTTATCTTGGGGTGACTCCCTCTTCATTAAGCCGGATCAGAAGGAATATAGTTTAG
- a CDS encoding M12 family metallopeptidase: MKNKLLLLSACLVLALNSCRSDIENAQADSIDLTTTKLDNTKIHKLLINGNYTYVNEVNGEYFYADDITISSEQFDKLKMQANSEISTVEKSTIVSSFIKTWPNATVYYTLPSQGSLSTQNYNTFLTNINKAFDMISSQTSVQFVERTNQTEYITFTYTTSNSSPLGWQKNRVNGIKIYNITYPAIIAHEIMHSMGIMHEQCRPDRDQYIIVDVNKAVEGSRHNFNLYNDYAGHGAFDFGSVMMYQSTDFAIDPSQPVMTKLDGSTFTKQRTGLSAGDYAGINHLYGPVNTTSAINGTYTMRTALASDKNLDISGSSTADGTSIILYSASTENNQRFTFSKSDHGYYIIKSILDPAKVLTVKSNGTTNGTAVELRTNANTDSQKWLLFNLGNNGFGFAPKNAPALRLEVKNGLTANLTPIVIGTTDQTVQPSTKQRFILTKVN; encoded by the coding sequence ATGAAAAACAAACTATTACTCTTATCAGCATGCCTTGTTCTGGCACTGAATTCATGTAGGTCTGATATTGAAAATGCACAAGCAGACTCAATAGATCTTACAACAACGAAGCTGGACAATACAAAGATTCACAAATTACTGATTAACGGAAATTACACGTATGTCAATGAAGTAAATGGTGAATATTTTTATGCAGATGATATTACTATCAGCTCTGAGCAGTTTGACAAATTAAAAATGCAGGCCAATTCTGAAATTTCAACCGTTGAGAAAAGCACCATTGTAAGCTCCTTTATTAAGACATGGCCGAATGCAACGGTCTATTATACATTACCCAGTCAGGGAAGTCTGAGCACTCAGAATTACAATACATTCCTTACCAATATCAACAAAGCGTTTGATATGATTTCTTCTCAAACCAGTGTGCAGTTTGTTGAACGCACGAATCAAACAGAATACATCACCTTTACTTATACAACAAGCAACAGTTCACCACTTGGATGGCAAAAAAACAGAGTTAACGGTATTAAAATTTATAATATTACTTATCCCGCAATTATCGCACATGAAATAATGCATTCTATGGGAATCATGCATGAACAGTGCCGTCCAGACAGAGATCAGTATATTATCGTAGATGTTAACAAAGCAGTAGAAGGAAGCCGCCATAACTTCAACCTTTACAATGATTATGCAGGACATGGTGCATTTGATTTCGGTTCAGTCATGATGTACCAGTCTACAGACTTTGCTATAGACCCAAGCCAGCCTGTAATGACTAAGCTAGACGGATCCACTTTTACAAAGCAAAGAACAGGATTGTCTGCCGGTGATTATGCTGGAATAAATCACTTGTATGGACCTGTTAATACTACTTCTGCCATCAACGGAACTTATACAATGAGAACAGCTTTAGCTAGCGATAAAAATTTGGATATTTCCGGGAGCTCTACTGCAGACGGCACCAGCATAATTCTGTATTCAGCCTCTACCGAGAATAACCAGAGATTTACTTTCAGCAAGTCAGATCATGGTTATTACATCATAAAATCTATATTGGATCCTGCAAAGGTATTAACCGTGAAAAGTAACGGAACAACGAATGGAACGGCTGTTGAATTAAGAACCAATGCTAATACAGATTCTCAGAAATGGTTATTATTCAATCTGGGAAATAATGGCTTTGGATTCGCTCCTAAGAATGCACCAGCACTGAGATTAGAAGTAAAGAATGGCTTAACCGCTAATCTTACCCCTATTGTAATTGGCACTACAGATCAAACGGTTCAGCCTTCTACAAAGCAGCGTTTTATACTTACAAAAGTTAACTAA
- a CDS encoding DNA polymerase ligase N-terminal domain-containing protein, with amino-acid sequence MALKDYNEKRKFDETSEPKGKTKKSKDKLIFVIQRHAASRLHYDFRLEMEGVLKSWAVPKGPSLDPKDKRLAMMVEDHPYDYKDFEGNIPEGNYGAGQVEVWDSGTYEPLEENTKLSDEKELLKELHAGSLKFILHGKKLKGEFALVKMKNTDDNAWLLIKHKDEFAESPYDAEENTSPKSLVTQFLEEKKSLKIKEKKKS; translated from the coding sequence ATGGCTCTCAAAGATTATAATGAAAAACGAAAGTTCGATGAAACCAGCGAACCTAAAGGAAAAACCAAAAAAAGCAAAGATAAATTGATTTTTGTGATTCAGAGACACGCTGCATCCAGACTTCATTATGATTTCCGGCTTGAAATGGAAGGTGTACTGAAAAGCTGGGCCGTTCCGAAAGGCCCTTCTTTAGATCCAAAAGATAAACGTCTGGCCATGATGGTGGAAGATCATCCCTACGATTATAAGGATTTTGAAGGAAATATCCCTGAAGGAAATTATGGTGCCGGGCAAGTGGAAGTATGGGACAGTGGAACTTATGAACCTTTGGAAGAAAATACCAAACTTTCTGATGAAAAAGAGCTGCTGAAAGAATTGCATGCCGGTTCTTTAAAATTCATTTTACACGGTAAGAAACTGAAAGGTGAATTTGCTTTGGTTAAAATGAAAAACACAGACGACAATGCATGGCTGCTCATCAAACATAAGGATGAATTTGCAGAAAGCCCTTATGACGCTGAAGAAAACACCTCACCAAAATCTTTGGTTACCCAATTTTTAGAGGAAAAAAAAAGCTTAAAAATAAAAGAAAAAAAGAAGTCGTAA
- a CDS encoding glutamine amidotransferase-related protein, which produces MIQKIAILGDFNPVHSTLHALNESTRNIQKKLNLDIQFDWIPTDIFNNKIVFETQKYSGLWIAPGSPYRDMENVLKAIQFTRENNIPTFGNCGGFQHMIIEFARNVCGIQNADHEETNPDGADPLIKKLPCSLKGEQENLKLIDKNSFLYQTIHQDNIIGKYYCSYGINEKYVDILTKNGLSLTSISEDGNYRSFEIKSHPFFVGTLFQPALTSTEKEPNPIIMEFVKKCLNKS; this is translated from the coding sequence ATGATACAAAAAATTGCCATTCTGGGAGATTTCAACCCCGTCCATTCTACGCTTCATGCATTAAATGAAAGCACAAGAAACATTCAAAAAAAATTAAATCTGGATATTCAGTTTGACTGGATTCCCACAGACATTTTTAATAATAAAATTGTTTTTGAGACCCAAAAGTATTCAGGACTTTGGATTGCTCCCGGAAGTCCATATCGTGATATGGAAAATGTCCTTAAAGCCATACAATTTACACGGGAGAATAATATTCCTACTTTTGGAAATTGTGGCGGATTTCAGCACATGATTATAGAATTTGCAAGAAATGTTTGCGGTATTCAGAATGCTGATCATGAAGAAACAAACCCGGATGGGGCAGATCCATTGATTAAAAAACTTCCCTGCTCTTTAAAAGGAGAACAGGAAAACCTGAAACTCATTGATAAAAATAGTTTTCTCTATCAAACCATCCATCAGGATAATATCATAGGAAAATATTATTGCAGCTATGGCATTAATGAAAAGTATGTTGATATTTTGACAAAGAACGGACTGTCTCTTACTTCAATATCTGAAGACGGAAATTACCGTTCATTTGAAATAAAATCCCATCCCTTTTTTGTAGGAACATTATTTCAGCCTGCTTTAACTTCTACAGAAAAAGAACCGAATCCAATTATTATGGAATTTGTGAAAAAATGTTTAAATAAAAGCTAG
- a CDS encoding mechanosensitive ion channel family protein, producing the protein MDDLELNKIQQHWDTLISSAISWAPRVFTAVISALLIYLIGSWMIRMIKKLVEKAFIKRNMEASLRHFLLNIINWGLNILLFIVVVTQLGVQTSAFVAMIGAAGLAVGLALQGSLTNFAGGILILLLKPFKIGDFISTNSGVSGTVQAIDIFHTKLVTPQNQLVVIPNGVVSNNSITNFTQLGTRRTSLDIGVAYDADLKQTKDLLMNVIRNNQYALATPVPQVVVTELGESAVNLSVRVSASTENYWAMNEELIIGCKEALDKAGIGIPFPQRDIHVYNQ; encoded by the coding sequence ATGGACGATTTAGAATTGAACAAGATTCAACAGCACTGGGACACGTTAATTTCTTCAGCAATTTCATGGGCACCAAGAGTTTTTACTGCAGTTATTTCTGCATTATTAATTTATCTGATTGGATCATGGATGATCAGAATGATTAAAAAGCTGGTTGAAAAAGCTTTTATAAAACGTAATATGGAAGCTTCTCTGCGACATTTTCTGTTGAATATTATCAATTGGGGGCTTAATATTCTGTTGTTTATTGTTGTTGTAACTCAATTGGGAGTACAGACATCTGCATTTGTTGCCATGATTGGTGCAGCTGGTTTGGCGGTAGGTTTGGCTTTGCAGGGCTCCCTGACAAATTTTGCAGGGGGAATATTAATTTTATTATTAAAACCTTTTAAAATTGGCGACTTTATTTCTACCAATTCCGGAGTTTCAGGAACGGTGCAGGCAATAGATATTTTCCATACAAAACTGGTTACACCACAAAACCAATTGGTAGTTATTCCTAATGGTGTGGTTTCAAATAACAGTATTACCAATTTTACCCAGCTGGGAACGAGAAGAACATCATTGGATATCGGAGTTGCATATGATGCAGATCTTAAGCAGACCAAAGATCTTTTAATGAATGTCATTAGAAATAATCAATATGCTCTTGCAACACCTGTTCCACAGGTAGTGGTTACCGAGCTTGGAGAAAGCGCTGTCAATTTATCGGTTAGAGTAAGTGCTTCTACAGAAAATTACTGGGCTATGAACGAAGAACTCATCATCGGTTGTAAAGAAGCTCTCGATAAAGCGGGAATCGGAATTCCTTTTCCACAACGGGATATTCATGTTTATAATCAATAA
- the ligD gene encoding DNA ligase D translates to MLAKLSEEAFNDKGWIFEIKWDGYRAIADLSHDTPLFYSRNGISFLSKFEKIALEFEKQKHHMILDGEVVAYDEQGEPNFQFLQQIGDHPDAALVYHVFDLLWLNGHSTEDLPLIQRKELLKETLTETDRIKYCDHIQEKGIEFFTQMKKMQLEGMIAKRAESPYIENHRTSDWLKIKFSNTEEVIICGFTEPRGSRKSFGALILGKYLNGKLTYCGHTGTGFNNASLKELYQKLQKLVVKSSPFEIIPKTNMPVTWTKPELICEIKYSEITRDGIFRHPVFIGIREDKDFKDIKDSPFTKKSKEMKTKASSKKTEVSEKEKEITLDKHIVKLTNQDKTYFPKDGITKGDVIEYYQSVATYILPHLKNRPLSLNRFPNGIEEQGFYQKDAGDHIPDWIKTTQVYSESNDKYIDYMYCNDKATLAYLNNLGCIDLNPWNSSLPDLEHPDYLVLDLDPSSKNTFDEVIETALQVNEVLKTIKVKGYCKTSGSTGIHIYIPMGAHYDFDQVKDFAHILMKQVNDRLPKITTLERSLQKRDNKKIYLDYLQNRTGQTLASAYSLRPKQGASVSMPLDWNEFKPGLKPIDFNINNALDRIKEKGDLFKPVLGKGIDMMKALELLQNID, encoded by the coding sequence ATGTTGGCTAAGCTTTCCGAAGAAGCCTTCAATGATAAAGGCTGGATTTTTGAAATAAAATGGGACGGCTATAGAGCCATTGCCGACTTAAGCCATGACACTCCTCTCTTCTATTCCCGGAATGGAATTTCCTTTTTATCAAAATTCGAAAAAATTGCACTGGAATTCGAAAAACAGAAACATCATATGATTCTGGATGGTGAAGTTGTAGCGTATGATGAACAAGGGGAACCTAATTTCCAGTTTTTACAGCAGATTGGAGATCATCCGGATGCTGCGCTTGTGTACCATGTTTTTGATCTTCTATGGCTAAATGGTCATTCTACCGAAGACCTTCCCCTTATTCAGCGAAAGGAACTTTTAAAAGAGACTCTGACAGAAACTGATCGTATTAAATATTGTGATCATATTCAGGAAAAGGGTATTGAGTTTTTTACACAGATGAAAAAAATGCAATTGGAAGGTATGATTGCAAAGCGGGCAGAAAGCCCATACATTGAAAATCACAGAACCAGTGACTGGCTGAAAATCAAATTTTCCAATACAGAAGAAGTTATTATTTGTGGTTTCACAGAACCCAGAGGTTCACGAAAAAGTTTCGGGGCCTTAATTTTAGGAAAATATTTGAATGGAAAGCTTACTTACTGTGGACATACGGGAACAGGCTTCAATAATGCTTCTTTAAAAGAGCTTTACCAGAAACTTCAGAAGCTGGTTGTAAAATCATCTCCATTCGAAATTATTCCAAAGACCAATATGCCGGTAACATGGACAAAGCCTGAGCTGATCTGTGAAATAAAATATTCTGAAATTACAAGGGACGGAATCTTCAGACATCCTGTTTTTATAGGGATAAGAGAAGACAAAGATTTTAAAGATATCAAAGATTCACCCTTCACCAAAAAATCTAAAGAAATGAAAACGAAAGCATCATCAAAAAAAACTGAAGTTTCTGAGAAAGAAAAAGAGATCACTTTGGACAAACATATCGTAAAACTGACCAATCAGGATAAAACCTATTTCCCAAAAGATGGCATTACTAAAGGAGATGTCATTGAGTATTATCAATCTGTAGCTACTTATATTCTGCCTCATTTAAAAAACCGTCCGCTTTCTCTCAACCGCTTTCCGAATGGAATTGAAGAGCAGGGGTTTTATCAGAAAGATGCCGGAGATCATATCCCGGACTGGATAAAAACTACACAGGTTTATTCTGAATCCAATGATAAATACATCGACTATATGTATTGCAATGACAAAGCAACTCTAGCCTACCTGAATAATTTAGGCTGTATAGACCTCAACCCATGGAATAGTTCTTTACCCGATCTGGAGCATCCTGATTATCTGGTTTTAGATCTTGATCCATCTTCCAAAAATACATTTGATGAGGTAATTGAAACAGCACTTCAGGTGAATGAGGTTTTAAAAACGATTAAAGTAAAAGGATACTGCAAAACTTCCGGAAGTACAGGAATTCATATTTATATTCCCATGGGAGCTCATTATGATTTTGACCAGGTAAAAGATTTTGCCCATATTCTTATGAAACAGGTCAATGACAGACTTCCTAAGATCACTACTTTAGAACGAAGCCTTCAAAAAAGGGATAACAAAAAAATCTATCTCGATTATCTTCAAAACAGGACGGGACAAACCCTGGCAAGTGCATACAGCCTGAGACCTAAACAAGGTGCTTCAGTTTCTATGCCTTTGGATTGGAATGAATTCAAACCCGGATTGAAACCTATAGATTTTAATATTAATAATGCTCTGGACAGAATCAAAGAAAAAGGAGATTTGTTCAAACCGGTTCTGGGTAAGGGAATTGATATGATGAAGGCTCTGGAGTTGCTACAAAATATTGATTAA
- a CDS encoding SDR family NAD(P)-dependent oxidoreductase, translating into MNQSANKTVLILGANSDVAKQCIKQYVEKGFTVIAASRNTTSLDDFIYSNNLDSSKVSVLFFDAADFDSHQKFYSELSAKPHIVVYAAGFLVDNQKALTDFKGARQMMEVNYMGGVSILSIIAMDKDNKNLERIIGLSSLSGVRGRKSNFVYGSTKAAFTQFLAGLRQELASRKIIVNALVIGYIRTKINEGLALNESLIMEPDYVAKYIVNAGNSFTIVPNFKWKIIYYILKLLPEGLAAKLP; encoded by the coding sequence ATGAATCAAAGCGCAAACAAAACGGTTCTTATTCTGGGAGCTAATTCAGATGTAGCAAAACAATGTATAAAGCAATATGTTGAAAAAGGATTTACAGTGATTGCTGCTTCCAGAAATACAACATCTTTGGATGATTTTATTTATTCAAATAATCTGGACTCTTCAAAAGTTTCTGTTTTGTTTTTTGATGCAGCAGATTTTGATTCACATCAGAAATTTTATTCCGAACTTTCCGCAAAACCTCATATTGTAGTATATGCCGCAGGTTTTTTAGTAGATAATCAGAAAGCGTTAACAGATTTCAAAGGTGCCAGGCAAATGATGGAAGTTAATTATATGGGCGGAGTATCTATCCTGAGTATTATTGCAATGGATAAAGACAACAAAAACCTTGAAAGGATCATTGGCCTTTCTTCATTGTCTGGAGTAAGAGGAAGAAAAAGTAATTTTGTCTACGGAAGTACCAAGGCTGCGTTTACTCAGTTTCTGGCCGGATTGAGGCAGGAATTGGCTTCCCGAAAAATCATTGTAAATGCTTTGGTCATTGGCTATATCAGAACAAAGATCAATGAAGGATTAGCATTGAATGAATCCTTGATCATGGAACCGGATTATGTGGCAAAATATATTGTCAATGCAGGAAATTCTTTTACCATTGTTCCGAATTTTAAATGGAAAATTATTTATTATATTCTGAAATTGCTTCCGGAAGGGCTTGCTGCGAAACTGCCTTAA